In Apodemus sylvaticus chromosome 7, mApoSyl1.1, whole genome shotgun sequence, the sequence ttaacacctaaaagTTTTCTAcaattctatcagaaatattttccatgtaaatctttgattatATCATAAacttttctatttcatatttcaattaattagcaatgctttacatgtctaccactttactctttaattttccatgaaaattttcaattttaatgtgtttttctatgtatctcttcaattttatctgaaatattttccatgtaaatctttaattttatgttaaagtgtttttacttcccctttcagtaaaaaaaaaaaaggcaaaagctGGTACTAGGAGTAGGGTATTGCTGCGACAGTCCCATCCATGtatttgtttggaagaatgttaatttgttaattttGAGATTTTGTAAAGCATCTGAATTCTTAAAGTTGGGCTTAATGGGCATTCTAGTAGAAGCATGGAAGACAATTCTAAGTGGGGAATTTGAGTGAGGTTGTTCACTTGCCAAATAGTAACACAGGTGTCCTAAGGCAAGTAAACAGAGAAGAACCCAGTGCTGAATCTTAACCACTCAGTGTGGTACAGGAAATGTGTATAGAACACCCACTTCCCAGCCAGCTAGTGTGTCTGGGGGGGCAAGTTCTTCTGATTGAGGGCCAGCATGTGGATGGTGTGTGGCCTGTAGTGCCCCCCCCACCAGACAACCAGGCTTGGGTCCTTCCAAAGTTGCATTACTTGAGAATGTAGCCTAAAGTGCATGGTAAACTCCATCTAAGTCTAAATACTGACACAAGACCAATAGTCAACAAATAGATAAGGGAAAGTTGAAAAGAATTTTGAAGAGAAAGTTCAAGAAGGTGTGGGGTCCACACAGTCCTCCCAGAGGCTTGGCTCAGATCAAATGTTGGGCTGAAGGAgaggagagttctacatcttcatccaaaggaagccagaagcAGACTGGTTCCCAtatggctaggaggagggtctcaaagcccaatcccactgtgacacacttctgccaacaaggccatatctcttaatagtgccactccctgagaaaagcatattcaaaccacaactcCTAAAAAAAATACATCAGTTCTACAGCAAAAAGTATACAATTATAGCCTAGAACACACTTACATGTGGAAACAAAGCTACTAAATTACTTGGTAATAAAAGCAATCTAGCAACCAACTATATGAAGGTATTTGACCATTCAGGACTCAGTACAAAATGGAACTATGGTTTTTGAACACTTTGGGTATGTCTATGGCAGCCAAATCTGTGTGAGTTGAAGATTATACTGGTCTCCAGAGTGgttttcaggacagccagtgctacatattCAGactttgtcacacacacacacacacacacacacacacacacacacacacacacacacacacacacacacacacactatatatatatatatatgacaaggTATACACatactatctatctatatgtatatatgtatatatacatatgttatataaatgatatttaataattatattattaaatacaCTTAATTTTATTGGGAATGTAAGGTTTATAATGAGCTTCTGCTAACTCGTTATTGTTAACATCATCTAATGCTTTCTGTACATGATCAAAACTGTCAGGAGCAGGCTACTAGTGGACCTTTCACTTATGCATGGTAGCCATGAGCTTGGAACTATCAGCTAAATAGCCCTTTTGCTGGCAAATGACAAGTATCTCTCATAGCTGCCTTGTTGTTTAGGACTTTCTGCAGCCATTATGGCTGATCTCTACAGCTCCAATAGAAAATGTGCTCAGGTAGCCTGCATAGCCTTACAAAGCAAAATGGATGTCAGATAACTCATTGTACACAGCAAATACTTGTATCCCAGCCAGACAAGGAGCATCTCTTGAGGTCTTCCAGCAGAAGCCATGAGTGTGGTAGTGAAGACTCTTCTATGAGTGGTACTAACATGGTCCTTTCTTTAGTAGAGGGATATGCAAATACCTTTATCACATACAGTTATTTCTAGATATCACATTACTGCATTGGATTTTCAAGGAACCAGGAGACCCATTCTTGTGTATCTCTCTGGTGCTGCATTTCAGGCTCAATAAAAGACTTCTTCCAAATACTTTTTCTTGCTTAGATGCTGATAGCATAAAGAGAAGAATCGAAACAAAGGTCCATTGTGCTGCTGATGGTAAGATTACCTGGTGAgtcatgtatcttttttttttattcgatataatttatttacatttcaaatgatttccccttttctagccccccccactccccgaaagtcccgtaagcccccttctcttcccctgtcctcccctccaccccttcccacttccctgttctggttttgctgaatactgtttcactgagtctttccagaaccaggggccactcctcctttcttcttgtacctcatttgatgtgtggattatgttttgagtcaTGTATCTTTAGCGCCACCTGaagctagaaaataaaaataaaaaataagggagGTAGATTTGGTATGCTGCCAGTGTGGGAGGGCTTTACTTTGAGATTTGCTTCTGGGCTGTGTAATACACACTATCCTTTGCACTTGCCTGCCTGGATTATAAATTCACTTGAGGCTCGTCTTTTCTCAGAGTCATCTCTGATCATCAGCTATCTGGTACTAACACAGCCTACTAAAAGAATCTGCTCAGGAGAAATGGAAAACCTACTGAAGCTGtgtctttttcttctctgctGTGAAACAGGTATTGGCTGCAGGTTGCTCCCTTATCTGCtataagaagaaaattaaattaggTCTTATTCCACACTTATTTGCCTGTGGTGTTGGAACATGTTGTTAGCCAGATCATATCTGTAAGCCAAAACATTGGTGCAGCCAAGGTATTCTATAAGAAAGATAACCTATGCTCTTTTTGGAAAGAAACAGTGACAGTGATGATACACTCCTCCTCTCATCAGTCTCTACCCTTTCAGGCTTTGCTCTACAGTGTGTGAAGTGTCCATCTTACAAGAAAGGGAACTGTGTCCAAAAGAGTGAGATATGCAATACACAACATGGTGAAATGTGTATGATCCGCAGAACCTGGTATGCAACTGAAAGTAAGTATGTGTTCTGTGCTCTGGAGAATATCTATTTCCCCTTCAGGCTTCCATGCACCATCTCTAAGATACTGGActtgaagaaaaagaatcaacTGATGTTGTTATTACATGTAACCATGTGCTGCCATCAGCATTTAGAGAATGATAAAACTAAGGTGAATGGGGCTTCTCTCGACCATTACACTGACATGGTCACAAGTCTTATGATCCTGAACATCTTTGCTATATAGGGTCTgcctcagttacttttctatccctatggcaaaacaccatgaccaagacatcttatcaaagaaacatttaaattGGGGTTGGCTGAAGGTTCCAGAGAGGTAACGTACTTAACCATCACGGGAAACATgagagcaggaaggcaggcatgggACTGGGAGACTAGCTAAAAGTTCACATCTTGTGATACACcatgaggcagaaagagagaaagagagacaatgAAAAAGTAAttggcatttgaaacctcaaactgTACTCCCCGGTAGAGATGCCTCATCCGAGTAGGGGGACCAAGCTGTTAAATATTCAAGGCTATGAGGGTCATCCTCATTTGAGCCACTACATGGCCTAAAGATCATATACAATCAAGTAGCTAAATTTGCCATTTTTTACTATCTGTCCTGGTGGATTTCACTTTCTAACATTTGTTGCACTTCAATCTTAGCCTAGAGTCACAGTCTCTGGAAAAGTTTTTCTTATCTAAAGAATACCTTGGTGCTTTCTCAGTCTTCCTGCTTCATCTATCACCTGGTGTATTTCATAGTGTATCCTTATTACCATTCCATATCGAGGGCTAATGACATTGTTCTTCACATGCTGCCTTGCTCACCACTGAGTCTGGATACCAACACTATGGGACAAGTCCTTTGTGCCTATCTACATGAGAGGGAGAGCATGATATATGCTTCATCATCCAGGAATTTAAGCTGACTGTTAAGTGTATGTTTCCACTAGTGAAGGGTCATGGAGTAAAGAACTTTCAAGATGTGTCTTAGGAGCACGTGGAACAATGGCTAGCACAGAATGGTATATATAATAGCTGCTACTGAAGAATATTACTTCAATGAACATTTCAGTCCAAATGTACTTGGATATGAGGTTGTTTCCTGGCTCTCTcaaactcatgtgtgtgtgtgtgtgtgtgtgtgtgtatgtgtgtatatgtatatatgtatgtatgtgcatgtatatatatatatatatatatatatatatatatatatatatacacatacatgtacacacatatgctttCTTCTTCCACAGTTCATAATCTTCAAGATGCTGAGACTAAGTGCATGAATTCTTGTAAATCTGAAGAAAAAACTTCTGGATATCtaacaatacatacatactgcTGTAATAATGAAGATTTCTGCAATGCCATTGATTTACCAATCATAATGACTTAGGTTAATCTAGTTCCATTTGACCTCATCAGCCCTTTCCTTTTCatcttccattttcttccattgagttttatttttactctGGACTACAGATTTTTCTGGTAAGAGTATTGAACAAGTCACAGGACCTGGAGACATTCAGAAATTTCTTGGTTTTCTGAATGTATGTTTGATCATGTATTCTGATTCTTGTACTTGATATCCCTAGCCTTATTATCATGAGTGAGGCTGAATCTTGGTTTCCATTAATGCATTTATCATATCACTGTGGGTAGCTAAAATAATTAAATGGATTAAAAACTGTTgtcggacagtggtggcacacatctttaatcccataacttgggaggcagaggcaggtggatttctgagttcg encodes:
- the LOC127688978 gene encoding acrosomal protein SP-10-like, translated to MENLLKLCLFLLCCETGFALQCVKCPSYKKGNCVQKSEICNTQHGEMCMIRRTWYATEIHNLQDAETKCMNSCKSEEKTSGYLTIHTYCCNNEDFCNAIDLPIIMT